A window of Maioricimonas rarisocia genomic DNA:
CGCCGCCAACAGCTGCATGCTGATCATTTCCGACTCACGTGGCGATGACTCTTCGGCAGAGCCGGCGCTCGAAGGCGAGGCATCCGTAGAGCAGCTCTCGGCGTTGTCGATCGGGGACCTGCCGGGCGCACCGTCACCCCCGGAGGATGGCGAAGCGGGCGAAGTATGGCGGCCCGAATCCTCCGTCCCGCAGCGCTTCGTGCAGTTCAGCTTCGAAGAGGACTGGTTCTGCCTCGACATGCCCAATTCGACGCTCAACCGTGCCGAGGGCGAGCGGATCATGCGGGACCGCACCGGTTTCTTCTGGCTCGAAGATCGGCCGAAGTTCACCCTGGCAGGCGAGGACGTCGAGGGCTGGGATCCGTTCCGAAAGGTCTACGTCTACGGTGACGAGGAGGCAGCCGGAGACGACACGGCACACATCTTCTTTGCGGTGTGGAACTTTCCCGTCGACTCGACGCTGTATGTCACCGCCGCGTCGTTTGACGGAAAACACGAGTGGGAAGACGACCATCCGATCCGCTGACGTTGACGAGTCAGAGCACTCCTGACTCGCACTACGCTGCCCTGTCGTTGGCCGGGCTCCGCGTCACTGCTTCCCGATCAGTGCACGGCTTAGCAACATCTCGCACGAACCAGAACGCGGCGCAGTCAGGCCAGAAACTGCCGTTGACGAGCTTCCCAGGCGAGCGATACTCGAAGAGTGACGAGTCGGGCTGTATCACGGAACGGGTTTCCCGGCACACTGCCTCATCGAGGTTGGCACGAAATGTCACAGGACGGCACAGAATACGACGACGACCACATCGCCCTGCTGGTCGCCGCCGGACAGTCGGTCGCCGCTGTCGCCGAGCAGACCGGCGTGAGCCGGCGGACGATCTATCGGCGCCTCGAGCAAGCGGAGTTTCGCACGCGCGTCCGCGACCTTCGGGCCGATATGGTTGACCAGGCGGCCGGCTACCTGTCACGGACTGCCGTCAAGGCGGTCCGCACAATGGAATCGCTTCTCGATTCGGATTCAGACACCGTTCGACTGGGGGCGGCGAGATCGATCCTTGAGACTGGCATGCGGCTGCGGGAATCCGCGGAGTTCGCCCAGCGACTGGCCGATGTCGAGGCCCGCCTCGAGGGGCCGGAGCCGCTTGATTTCAGTGCAGCCGCAGAGCGGGCCCGCAACGCCTGCTGAGATTCGAGGCGATCGCGGGTCACTCTTCCTCGGTCTCGATCGGTATGCCGAGTGCGGCGTAAATGCGGGCCGCGTAGTCAATTTCCTCAGCGTACGCCTCAATGCGGGGGTCCGGAGGCCTGCGATTGTGCTCGAAGGTGAATGCCTTCCGCATGTTCGCAATCCGCTGCCGCAGCATGTCGCGCAGTTCCGGCGGACACTCGGGATGATTCATGACTTCCCAGGCCTTGACCGCAACGCGCGCCTGCAGTGCCAGGCGCGGGGTGCCGACCCACCTCATCGCCAGGTGGGCGCGCAGCCGGTCTTCGATCGACGGCGGCGGGCCGAGGCGTTTTTCGGCGTTTTCGAGTCGTGTTTTGGGGAGCATGGGATTACTCCGTGTCGGCAGTTGGGGGCCAGTTGTGGCCGGGAGTCGTCTTTCTGGGAATATCGGGAGCGGTTCCCGCGGAATTCGGACCGACCAGGCGGTGGCCTGAGCGAGGGCCTTCGCGTCAGCGTGGGCGTGGCGAGATTAAACTCGCTCAGCCCGCTTTGTCCCCCGTCCCTCAGTTCGAATCGCCTTCAGGAATGCCTTGAGACCGATCGAGGAGATCCGCATTTGAGCTTCGTCCAAGAGTCGCTCGCTACTCTCCAGTGCCTGCACGCTCTGCAATCGCAAGGATCGCCTGCCGGGCATCCGCGGAGAGCGTTGGCCACAGCGTCACCAGTCGGGCCAGTTCGGGGTCATCGAGCGCGTTTCCGGCACCGAATGCGTCGGATTCTGCGTCGCCTGCTTCCGGGATTGCCGTTTTCTCCGGGGAATCCGGCGGTTGTTCGAATCCCATCGGCTCCACTCCGGAATGACAGCCGCCGTGGTCAGACGACCGCGAGCGGCTGTTTGCGTTTCGGGGAGTGGTGAGCGGTGAGTTTTCAGAGGTGGGGCAAGCAGCCACCATCACATTCGCCCTGCCGATGCTGGCGGTGGCCGAGAGCGTCGGGGCATACGGCTTGTAGCCGGAGCCACTTCGGGACGCCGCTTTCCGCATGCCGTCGTGTGAGGCCTCGAGTGGCTTTACGGCGCCGGTTGGGGAGCAGCCAGGGGTATCCTTCGTCATGCAGGGAGAAGCCGCACGAACCGTGGCTTCGCTCGCGTGGCTCGCTCCAGCCACGGCCACCCGGTCAACTGCAGACCTCTTGCCGGCTCCGCCGGCCCCGGTGTGAAAACCGGGGTTACGCGTTGCTTCTGCCTGTGGAATGAGTGATGTTCATGAAACGTTTTCCAGGTGTCAGCACGCCGTGGCGCATCAATGGAATACTTTGAAATCTGCAACAACAATCCGTTCGAGAAGCAGTGGACTCGCGCGTTCTCTATTCGAAGCAGCTCGCATGACGTCAGTTGGCATTGTGCCGAGTGCGAGCGGGGGGTAGACCGCCCCTCAGGGAGTTTCGATGTCGTGCTGGAAGGGGGGACTGCATTCCCCGATTTTCTCTGCTGCGGTGCGTTCCCGTTCCTGATCGTTTCCGGCAGGGTCGTCTCCGTCTGGAAGGAGGCAGGCGTTGGTCGCTTCGCGACATCTCCGGTTGGGATTGTCGAGATCCGGGACAGCGTTCTACGTTCCGAATCGGCTCCAGAGTACTTCCGCATTGAGATTGCCGGAGAGTGCGCGGTCGACCTGGCTGCCAGTGGCATCAGCGTCGCAGGCGTCTGCAAGCGCTGCGGAGCGCTCGATCGAGTGCCGCCTGCTGCTCGTGTCCTTCGCATCTTTGACGGCTCATGGGACGGAAGCGATCTGTTTCGGGATGTGAGGCACTTCCCCGGAGTGAACTTCTGCACGGAACGGATTGTCGAACTGGTGCGCTCCAGCGGTTTCACGAACGTCGCTTTCGAAAGGATGTCAGGCTAGCGCGGGAAAGCCACGCGACTTCGGGGGCGCCATGTGCCGCGAGGCAACGGCGGCCCGAGCTCGATGAGTGTCCCGCTCGGAACGGCCGTCAGGTGCCGAAGGGAGAACGATGCATTTTCTCGACGAGTACCGCGCAACGGGAAACCATGCAGTGTGCGAGGCACTCACCTGCGGGTGGCCAGATCGTCCCCAGGGTGAGTTTCTCGCGGCCGCCATGGAAGTGGGCAGGGAGTTTGCACGTCGGGCGCTGCGAAATCTGCAGATCATCAAGATGGAACTGGATGCTCGTGGCTACTGCTTCCGAAACCCCGACGCAGTGCTTGTACCGGCCCGCCCCTCAGCAGAAAGAGAGCTGGCTGCATTTGAGAAACAGCATGGCAGGCTGCCCGTGATCCTCAATGCGTGGTACAGCGTGATTGATTCGGTCGACTTTCGCCAGGACTACGATCAGATTGAGGGAGAGTCAGGCGGCTCAGCTTCCCAAGTGGACGGGCTGGGCTTCAATTGTGGCCTGTTCGTCATGCCGCTGCGAGAATCCTCACAAGGTATTTTGCGATCGTTCAGACGGGATGAAACCGAAGAATACTTTCTCCCGTCCGGCCCGAGTGCAAGCAATGGTGATCCCAGGGGGATGGACTTTCCGACAAACCGCTTTGATGACGTCTACTACAACGATGGCGGGGGGGATGTGACCTTTGCATCCCAGATGCGGTTTGAGATTGCATGTTGCGGGTTTCCATACTGGTGGCGCGTGTCGCGGGAGCTCTTTCAACCGCTTTCATCGCTGCACGGGACACCGGATTACGACGCGTTTTATGCAGCGGTTCACCCGAAACTCGTGTCGCTCTAGGGGACGATCGGAAACGGGGCTCTCCAGCTGCTGATCTCGGAACAGCCATGGGGATGTGCAGCGTGCCGACGCCGCAGACGACGCACCACACAGATGGCGATGGCATATTCGATCTGGTTAGATCGGTGCGTCACGGGCGGAATGGTCCGTGAAGCGATGCCTGCCGGGCGATGTCGCGATTCGCGTGCCGTGACACACCCTGGACGCTCACCCCTCGATGGTGGCGATGCTGGGACCAGTCCCAGCCGACTCTCAAGACTCATCTCTCAAGACTCATCCCTCCAAGGCCGCCGCGATCCCAGGGCATCAGTGGTTCGCCGTCGTGGGCGTCGGTCGTCAGCGTGACGGTGCCGGAACGGCGGATCGACAGTCGCTCGCTCGCCACGACCGCACCGGTCCGTACGTCGGTGACCCGGTCGTCGAAGACCAGCAGGCCGAACGGCACGTCCCGGCAGAACCAGACATCGCGGCGGTAGCGGAATCGTCGCTGCGGATCGCCGGCCGGTCGGACCGTTGCCTGGGCCACGCCGATCTCCGTTCGAAAGGCATCGTCCCGCATTCCCGATCGCAGATACCGCTCGCCACCGTGCCGGTATGACGTTTCGAATGGCCCCCCCTTCAGGAACCGGATCGCCTGATTGCGTGTGATGCCGGTTGCTTCGCCGTTCACTACGGCAATGAGCGCCTCTTCCATCGGTTTGCCGGCGTTGAATGCTTCGGGATCGAGGTCGAGTGAGAGCCGGCGTGTTTCGACGTCGGCGGTCTTCCAGATCACGCGGATGCGCCGGCCCGCACGCCCCTCCGATTCGACGAGACCGAGGTCTTCCAGCCGCAGAGTCCTGGCCGCCACATCGACGGTCGAGCCGGTCAGCTCGATCCAGTAATCCTCTCGCCGCGGTCCGGTGGGGATCTGACCGATCCATGAGTGGACGGGGCGGGAGAACTTCGGCCTGGGATCGGAGTAGTCGATCCAGCCGGCGTTCTGC
This region includes:
- a CDS encoding helix-turn-helix domain-containing protein codes for the protein MSQDGTEYDDDHIALLVAAGQSVAAVAEQTGVSRRTIYRRLEQAEFRTRVRDLRADMVDQAAGYLSRTAVKAVRTMESLLDSDSDTVRLGAARSILETGMRLRESAEFAQRLADVEARLEGPEPLDFSAAAERARNAC